The genomic segment ATGGCGCCGATCGAGGCCACCGGTTGCCCATCGAAAATCGGCACCCACGTGCGGCCGGCGTTCGTGGACTTCCAGACGCCGCCCCCGACCGAGCCAAAGTAGAAGGTGTTCGGCTGGCCCGGCACGCCGCTCACGGCGTTGACACGGCCGCCACGAAACGGCCCGATCATCCGCCAGCGCAGGCCGGAGTAAAGGTTTTGCGGATATGGCTGCCAGGCAAAAACCGAAGGCAGGCTGCAGGCAGCAATCATGGCAGCCAGAGCCAGGCAGAGGACATGTATTCTTCGAGGGAAAGTAGACATCGATGCTCTCTCCTTGCGGTAGAAGCAGAACGGCCCGAATTCAACGAGATTCTATCCTGGTTTGCGCGCTTGCGCCAGTTTCCCACCGAAATGGCGGATGAACACATAGCTGCCCGGCCTTGATCCAATCGACAACCGCAGAATACACGGCGCGTCATAGCCGCAACCGAGAAACCTCAACACAGAGTACGCTGAGAGCGCGGAAGCCGTTAACCGCAGAGGATTCGCAAGTTAGTAGTACATAAGACGGTTTTCGTGGACTTCGTGGTTTTTCCCAAGGAGCACCGTATCCCCAGGCTCCCTCGAATTTTGCTTGTCCCTTGGTGCCTTCTTAGGATAAAAACGCTCGCAAGCTCATACGGGTGGAAGGAGAGGAACATGAACCGACGCACACTGCTGAAGCTAGGTCTTGCCGCGACCGCCGGCGCCTCCAGTACTCCTCTAGGGGCAGGAGAATCCCAAATTCCGAAGGAAAACGTCTTGCCTTCCCCGGGCCACGTGGGGGTCCTGGTGGATACCACGCTCTGCATCGGGTGCCGCAAGTGCGAGGAGGCCTGCAACCGCCGGAACCACCTCCCCCGCACCGCCGAGTCCTTCTCGGACAGAGACGTGCTCCGCTCCTTCCGCCGGCCTAACGAAACCGCGTTCACGGTAGTGAATCAGTTCCCGGGAAGCCCTTCCCCGGATCAGGCAGGTGTTCCTCAGACCTGTGTCAAGGCCCAGTGCATGCACTGCCTCTTCCCCTCCTGCGTTTCCGCCTGCATTGTGGGCGCCCTGACCAAGTCCGCCGACGGGGCCGTGATCTATAATCCCACAATCTGCATCGGGTGCCGATACTGCCAGGTCGCCTGTCCGTTCGAAATCCCGGCCTACGAGTTCAACGAGCCCCTCAAGCCGCGCGTGCGCAAGTGCGAGTTCTGCACCGACAGGGCCAATGGCACCGGAGCCAACCCGGCATGCGCCGCCTCGTGCCCCACGGAGGCTCTGGTATTCGGCCGCCGGGCGGAGTTGGTGGTTATGGCCAGGGAGCGCCTGAAGCGGCGCCCGGACCGCTATGTCAATCATGTTTATGGCGAGACGGAAGTGGGTGGGACTTCCTGGATTTACCTGACCGGCCGGCCCGTTGAGGAAATCGGGCTGCTGAACCTCCCGGCAATCCCTCCCCCGCAGCGCACCGAAGCGATCCAGCACGGGATCTTCACATACGGCGCGATCCCGATCGCGTTTTACGGCCTCCTGGCCGGGATCATGTGGTACAACCGGCGGAAGCATCCGGAGGAAGAGCCGGACCCAGGGAGGACCCAAAACAGGCCCGCCGCTCATGGTCCTGGGGGAGGTGTAAAATGACCCCCGCAATCCACAACGATCATCCGCATCGGGTCATAAAACCCTTCTTCACTTT from the Terriglobia bacterium genome contains:
- a CDS encoding 4Fe-4S dicluster domain-containing protein, with the protein product MNRRTLLKLGLAATAGASSTPLGAGESQIPKENVLPSPGHVGVLVDTTLCIGCRKCEEACNRRNHLPRTAESFSDRDVLRSFRRPNETAFTVVNQFPGSPSPDQAGVPQTCVKAQCMHCLFPSCVSACIVGALTKSADGAVIYNPTICIGCRYCQVACPFEIPAYEFNEPLKPRVRKCEFCTDRANGTGANPACAASCPTEALVFGRRAELVVMARERLKRRPDRYVNHVYGETEVGGTSWIYLTGRPVEEIGLLNLPAIPPPQRTEAIQHGIFTYGAIPIAFYGLLAGIMWYNRRKHPEEEPDPGRTQNRPAAHGPGGGVK